In Zea mays cultivar B73 chromosome 7, Zm-B73-REFERENCE-NAM-5.0, whole genome shotgun sequence, the following proteins share a genomic window:
- the LOC103631900 gene encoding putative disease resistance protein RGA3 codes for MESFLPAALGELMARHINFIINKCFKPHTMVMEESLQRALLRAQVIDEEAMGRQITNQAMIQQLGMLRDAMHRGYYALDAFRYQPHCGEDCNDPAIRGMLSLSKVPSPKEPYFFSQTAQSRVQLQDALDGLSSMIVDLNESVMFLMSYPRLYRQPYSMHILLANCMFGRHMEAELVVKFLLHTPPHCSRELEVMPIVGPPRVGKSTLVAHVCKDERVCDYFSEILWLCESDFTSDELAGRQGCGMKRHNCMPNLNRGKRLLVVVELCGNLYEDAWNRLYLVSKRSFPSGSKIIVTSHSDTIVKFGTTPALTLKPLSHEAYWYFFKALTFESMDPKKHPTLAQLAMEIARMLHGSFHGAHITSYLLREKFNIHFWFKFMCFLRGFIQKHVSEIGVNPFDLLNQNRPVRHGRMATPSEDLIVCHQYHRSSQEEVPEIRIQDVLYGSTKRHGKFEVLVWRSQIPPYYSYVNVCEIRERKITGAKRKHPMKDRTTF; via the coding sequence ATGGAAAGTTTTCTTCCTGCAGCCCTGGGAGAGCTCATGGCTCGACACATAAACTTCATCATCAACAAGTGCTTCAAGCCGCACACAATGGTCATGGAGGAAAGCCTACAAAGGGCTCTTCTCCGAGCACAGGTCATCGATGAGGAGGCCATGGGACGGCAAATCACAAATCAAGCCATGATCCAGCAGCTGGGCATGCTGAGAGATGCCATGCACCGAGGCTATTACGCGCTCGATGCCTTCAGGTACCAGCCTCACTGTGGAGAGGACTGCAATGATCCAGCTATTAGGGGCATGCTATCCCTATCCAAGGTACCCTCTCCAAAGGAACCCTATTTCTTCAGTCAAACTGCGCAGTCCCGGGTACAACTACAAGATGCACTTGACGGATTGAGTTCCATGATTGTTGATCTAAATGAGTCAGTCATGTTCTTGATGAGCTATCCTCGTCTGTACCGCCAACCTTACAGCATGCATATCCTACTGGCTAACTGCATGTTTGGTCGCCATATGGAAGCAGAACTTGTTGTTAAATTTCTGTTGCACACACCCCCTCATTGCTCTCGAGAATTGGAGGTCATGCCAATTGTCGGGCCACCCAGAGTCGGCAAGAGTACCTTAGTAGCTCATGTTTGCAAGGACGAAAGAGTCTGTGATTATTTCTCAGAAATCTTGTGGTTGTGCGAGTCTGATTTTACAAGTGATGAGCTAGCTGGCAGACAAGGGTGTGGAATGAAACGCCACAATTGTATGCCAAACTTGAACAGAGGCAAGAGATTGCTTGTTGTTGTTGAACTGTGTGGAAATCTATATGAAGATGCATGGAATAGGCTGTACCTTGTTTCCAAACGGAGCTTTCCTAGTGGTAGTAAAATCATAGTCACAAGCCATTCAGACACGATTGTAAAGTTTGGAACAACACCGGCTCTAACTCTGAAGCCTCTGTCCCATGAGGCGTACTGGTATTTCTTCAAGGCTCTTACGTTTGAAAGCATGGATCCCAAGAAGCATCCAACGCTTGCACAGCTTGCAATGGAGATAGCTAGAATGTTGCATGGTTCGTTCCATGGTGCACACATCACATCTTATTTGCTGAGGGAAAAATTTAACATACACTTTTGGTTCAAGTTTATGTGCTTCTTGAGAGGGTTCATCCAGAAGCATGTCTCCGAGATCGGTGTGAATCCATTTGATCTTCTGAACCAAAATAGACCTGTACGACATGGAAGAATGGCTACACCTTCCGAAGATTTAATAGTTTGTCATCAGTATCACCGTTCTTCACAAGAGGAGGTTCCGGAGATAAGGATCCAAGATGTGCTGTATGGAAGCACTAAGAGACATGGAAAATTTGAGGTCCTAGTATGGAGATCTCAGATACCCCCTTACTACAGCTATGTCAATGTTTGTGAGATTCGAGAGCGTAAAATTACAGGTGCCAAGAGGAAGCACCCTATGAAAGATAGAACTACTTTCTGA